Part of the Vigna angularis cultivar LongXiaoDou No.4 chromosome 1, ASM1680809v1, whole genome shotgun sequence genome, TCTCCTGCCTGGTATGGACAAGCTCAGTAGCAGTCATCGCTGGTTTTTTGTTGGCTGCGTACTGTTTTCGGAATAAAGATTCGACGGTTGCAAAGCAATCTATGGAATTTCGGGGAAGTTTATGGAACCATTCCAGAGCTTCCCCTTTAAGGGATAAGGAGAAAGCTCTGCATATCACCGGATCGCTATCGGTATAGAATGCCATTGCATCTATAAAATTACGTAGATGGTCGTCAGGATCTTCAGAACCATTGTAGCGTTCCAAGGTTGGAGGAGGCTTGTCCGGCATGTTTGCTTGCATGATGGCTTCTGTGAATGGAAGCAGGTTAGTGAGGCGCATAGGAGTAGGCCCCCTCCTTCCTCCACCATGATGGCTGGCATCGTTATCCTCCTGTCTGTTGGAGGCGGATAACTCTGGTGGTGGGATCTGTGCTCGCAGCGCCGCTATCTCCTCCGCGTGTTTACGTTGAATCTCCTGCATGGTTTGTGTCTGTGCCTCAATTTGCGCCTGCAATTGCCTGATCAAATCGTGCGTATCAGAATTTTCCATCGCTCCAGTGGTCGTTGTTGGGATAGTAatctcggccccacggtgggcgccaaaatgtttcagtagGAATGTGGAGACCAAGATACGAACCTAACAAccttctctcctccttctctgaACTGCTTTCACTGTGttgtctttctctcttttccaaGTCTCTGAGTAAGGTGGGCTGGGTACCtacaaaggcactccgacgctcaagtcaatagGGGTGTAGAAAGAGGTGTTGTCAGAATAACCaaatctttcttaattttctcttagGGGAAAAACATACCTTTTTTCTCCTGTgctttgtatatttaaattaacataataaaccgtttacctgaaaatccggtcGGTTACGGAAACTGACTGTTTAGAAGTTGTAACCGTCATATCGTGTGCTGATATCGAGTTAACTACTTCTATGATATATGGCCGTGATTCACGGCGCTGTGTAACCAAGATGTGTAACTGCTCATCTGTAACCGTTAGATCACGATGTCGCATACTGTATGTCGATCATCATTCGTGTCGACCCGAGTGAATGACGTGTCGTTAGATCACGATGTCGCATACTGTATGTCGATCATCATTCGTGTCGACCCGAGTGGACGACGTGTCGCACGTATGCTTCATGTCGGTTGTCGAGCCTCAACTGGTCGACAATGCCACATGGTCGACCACGCTATGAGAATGTCCTGCAGTGGTTTAATTGTCGTCGGGTTATTGGTCGACAGTTGGAGGATTAGGTATCCTATAGTACATAtgtcattttcactatttttacattattttaaatgactaaaattatttcaattatgttGTATAAGTGTTAcgtaatataattaaattgttgaaaaataccaatatttgaagaaaatgtATTAGAGGTTAGGTTTTAGGAACACTATGTAAATGAATATGATGTTGGTAATAGTAAATGTGTATGGCAAGTATAATTtccaacaaatttatttaaggtACTTATGATAAGACTTTCTGTTTATGATTTATATATCCGAAATTCTTCCTCCGTGTGGATTTCATATACGGTAAGACTACATAGATTTTGGAAGGCTGAGATTATGATGATATATGGggttacattttattttttttatttggtagaCAATTTCTTCTATCAACATTTGGTAGACTATGTAAACATATAATATGTGAATTTAATGGTTATAAATCAATGACTATTGGGCATGGAATgaacatgtttttaatattgCTACTTGTGTGTATAGAAGATTATACCACTAAATCAATTTACGATTGGCTTAAATTGATATAATCACGTTATTTGAAATCATTTATAATCACAagagaattattattaaaaataataataacaaaaaaatatggaaTATCAAACCAAACTTATacacaaaaaattacaaactttaaaaaaaaaaaactttaaacataaaaagttggaaaaaaatcaagaacaataatatataacataatatcaCAACATTTATAACgagtttcatttttaaatttttaaaaaatgtcaattaATGTGATTTCTCTCTCTGTAAAACATGGTAACACTTGAACACggttattttatatgtttttaaacattttttttttcatcttcctcCAATATTTAGAGAACAACTTGAGAAAGGAAAAAGGGTTTGACAACATTACAAAATCACTTTCTAATAAAACACCTATAAAGTCACTCAATGAGCTCccataaatttgaaatataaagaattttgcatccttacaaaaaaaataaaaagccatcaatatattatttctgAAATAGTCAATACAAGTTTTAAGATAAAGATTCTCACAAATTACACCATCAACATTCATCTTAATCTAGTCACTGtgaaaaattacaaaaggaTTTGTATAAATATTCCCAATCTAGTGTTtatatgcaaatattttaaatttagaaaatcatGTACATAACTTTTCATGTCTTATAAAAGAATTAACCACTAATATTGCATATCTTCTAACCTTGTGCATTAGAGTTTGCaataaaacatttgaaaattttcattttccaaatcattcaaataatataaattacaataactaattgaataagttcaacaaaacatTTCTAATCAAAAACAATTAAACGAGTGGTAGACAATTTTTGAAGATCTAGAAAAAAATGTCCCACAATGAAAATCAAATGTATACAACGATTTgatcttcaaaaaaaatatgttgaatGGATTGTTCTTGTCCCTTGTAAGAAACACACATGGAGAATAAATTCCACATGTACCTTATGCCTTTTTATCCATCAAATGGCTATTATGTAAGAATTTTCATAAAACAAGGATTTTGAGAGATGAATAAAAGCAAACCAGATTAACTTCTATTGATCCTTTTGAGtaataacaataaagaaaatttttatagGTAGCTCCCTTTTGATTTAGAATcgtataatatttaaaaaatttaattaagaacaTATTTAAAGGAAATGATCGGAAGACTCTGTAAATTGCAATTCATAAATCCCAACTAAAAAAAGAGATATAATCCAAACAAACAATGGCAAAAAAGCGTAAGAAGACAACAACACAAGGAACACTTATAAAAAGAGAAATGCATATACTTAAACACCATAAAtcattctaaaaattaattttaacactATCACCAACAATTAACTATATCACAAAAATATCTCATTTGTGGAATAATAAGTGACAAGCTCTGTAACCATTGATATCACATAAAATTCAGAATCCTTATACAACCATTATTTccatcaaataatcaattaatttttaacttcgatgtttacaataatatttgataaaataatcaataaattttttaattatactcttataaaatatcaatcgagttaattactttttattgtataacaataaatatataaaataaatttaaaaaatcaaatatatttaataaatcaatTCATTAATTTACCAATTCCATCCATCTGAGATTGAGTctgattataaaatatttaactcataaaaaataataaagttgaaCTAATACATTTTTAACTAAATCCATGATAGATTAAACGTTGTAAACGTAAGCGAGGTCGGTCACTTTGACAACATACTTtctcaaacataaaaaatgtcaaaaaaaaaaaagtgaattgatgttttttttttgacagAGGATGGAATGGGCCGAAACGGAGCCCAAAGGAAATAACAGCTTTGTTATGATATTTTTCGAGTAATGGCTGGAAAGGGGTTGTTTGGTTGAACAAGAGAGATATTTCTCTTCTTCCataaaacccaaaaccctactTCTCCTGTCATATTATCCtcacttttgcttcttttttcaCTTCTTCAACTCACTTCCTATTCTCTTTCATTTCATTCCATGCAAGCATAGTTGGCAAGCTCCAATCGCGGTACGTTTCACGCCTCactcttctttttccttccaTTTTCTCTCCCTCCATTATCTCTTCAAACACCGCCATAACACTGATTTCAACCGTCTTAAACGAATTCAACGAATGCGAACATTTGATCGCGGCAATAACGAATTGCATCTTCTCCTCAAATTCGGTTCGCGTTGCGTTTCAGCGTCATTTCTGAACTCTGATTCGAGTCTCTTCCATTTGTTGTGTGACGCAGATGAGAAACACTGAATACTGAGGGTAATGGAAGACTATGATACACGGAGGGATAATGGTGGAAGTGGAGTGGCAGTGCCACCCTGCACTTGCTCGGGAGAAGAATTTCGCGCGTCTGGCGGTGGAAAAGGATCATTGCGAGTTGTCGCGGCTGCTAGAAACGGTTCTTCTGTTTCAAATTATGACATGGCTGTGTCGCGGAACGTCAAGAAAACACAAAAGCGTAAAGGTCTTCAGGAGCTGTTCACAGCCGATTACATTGTGAACAGAGTGTTGCGGaaggacggtccttcgcttggTCAGGAGTTTGACTTTCTTCCTTCTGGTGCGTTTGAACGATTCATAGTTATTCTACTGTGCGCCGAGTGCTTAGtgctctgtttttttttattgtatccGATAGTTGTGGAGCAATGATATTAGATGGGAGTATAAGGCAGTGGTTTTTGGTGATCGGATTCAGTGGATTTGTGTTGTTAAATACTGTATATTACGGTACATGAGTGCGTGGATAGTTTactaaatttttgaagaaaatggGGTATAGATGGAATATGATTATTTCAGTAAAGAACTTTGTATTAGATGAATTGGCTTTGATTTCGAAATTAACACCATCCCTTTCGTTGATTGGAGTGAACATTGAAGGGAGTAAATAATAGTCATTAGTTAAGCATCGTATTTGTATCTGTATTCATAGGAAATATgaagttaaacaaaatattatttttgatttGATTATTAATCACTGCATTGTTCtgtaactttttctttctgacagaagaaataaatttgttgGCCTCAATTCAACATGGAGTTGTAAAACACCCTACTTTTTAATTCCTTCCATTGTGCACTTTTACTGAGCAAATAACATTGTTTTACTTCTCCCATTTGGCCATTTCTATTGTTATTCTAAGTATACCTTTAAATCTATTTAGTCTTCTATACCTACCTATTGTAACTTTTATAACGAGCCTTGTTTCCGTTTCCTCTTTGATTGATTAGGACCCAGACACACTTCTGCTTGTCAAGAGGACCAAGGATCCTCAAAAAAGAGGAAGGTGACTTCTATTATTCCAAGAAAGATCTGTGGTGTTTCTCTTGCCACTcctttacatttatttatcaCAAGTCCTTTTTCATCAGGGTTCCAAGAGTGCAATTCAAAGTCTCACCGATTGTAATAGGACAGCACCTGTGAAGAAGCATGGTATTGGCAAAGGTCTGATGACAGTTTGGAGGGCAACAAATCCTGATGCTGGAGACCTTCCAATTAATTTTGGCGTTGATGGCCAAGAAGTtcctttactttcaaattctaTAGGACTGAAGCTGATCCATGAAAACAACAGATCACGAAAAACAGTAAACAGGAATGTAAGCTATATAAGCCCACAATATATGCACACTTAGTCTTCTTCCTATACAATATATGAATAAGCTTGTTAGTTCTGGTTTATAATAGTAGgtctggattttttttttctgaacagGTAATgccaaaaaataaaatgcagaATAAGAGAAATAAATCACAGGATAAGAGGAAAATTTCCATGCAAAGAAGAGTGGTAACCAAAAAGTTAAATGTGAATTTGTGTTTACTACTGTTGAATGGTTTGgcaagtttttatttttcttgtctgGCAGGGGGAACTGAACCTAGGTGTGACTCAGAATCAGTCACCAAATAAAAGCTGTGGACTAGCTCTTGATAATGCAATATCCGAGGAGGGAGTTGATCGAGTTTCAATGTTAATTGATGATGAAGAGCTAGAGCTGAGGGAGTTACAAGTAGAAACTGATCTGTTTAGGTGTTCTAATCATCTTGCTGCCAGTGGAATGCTTGTCTGCTCACTTTGTAAAGGTAACTTGGAGGAACAAAAATTGACCAGTATTCCTTGTTATATTCAAATGAGTAATGATGTTATGGAGTTGGAATGTTCCGATTCtgattaatttaattcatttaatgcGTGGCATTATACAGATGCGCTAGTGAAGTTTCCACCAGATACTGTCAAGATGAAGAAACCTATCCATTTGCAACCATGGGACTCCTCTCCTGAAATTGTGAAGAAATTATTTAAGGTGCATACAATCAATCAGTTCTGACTTCagatatgtttatgtttatggaCGTGTATTGTTATTGGTACTTTCTTGCAGATGTGTTTCTACTCTCATCCACTAACGTTTCTCTGCTATAAAATGCACCTTTACTACTCAAATAGCGCTAAACATTACCGTGCTAGAAAAGTTTCAAATTTAATCAAGATTGCCATAAAAGTAAATGGAAACATGTAGTAGTTTATATCAAGAATTATGAATATAGTAAGTTTTCAATCAAATTTACTCAGTACTGGTGTGCTCTCCATGTGATTCTCCTCGTGAATATATTTGTCTCTCATGAAGAATCTTGACCAATAATCTTGGGGGAGctaaaatgatatatttaatcattaataCAACAAGAAGGAGCACATAATTTAGTATAACTATAACTATATTGTCAGCAAgaaattcatctttcattttaatttgcAATCTTGTTTTAATAATCTTTATTGCAAAAAATGATCTTTTTATTGTAGCGGGATAAACTGGAAGAGTTTAAATAAGATGAATTAAGCAACCAATTAGAACATATGGGAAATGAGTGCAGAAATAACGAATAAGTTTGTGTTTACTTCCTTTTTTCTTCAGAAACAAGACTACATGGAAGAGAGAGAGGGTGATGAACACAAGAGGCAAgaggagagaaaataaaaaaatatcttataattttttttttttatatttaagaccaTACCTAGTTCTCTTTTGAATCCCTCTACCATTATTGTTTTAACAGAACCTACCTAAGTCTCGAAGGTCAACATTCTTTCTTCTGTACATATTTTGTTTATGCTTCTGGAATTTAAACATGTGATGGACATTATAGATTATATAATGTGAAAGTGAAGGAAATTCTTCCTGGTTTTAGTACCTTGTTATTTCTCAGACAGATCATTATGGGTTTTTGTTTAAGTTTGGATAAACTATTACTGAATTTTGGATTTATTAGTTACAGCCTGCTggatttattttgtatttgacaAAATGTTCTTTCTTTAATTAGTTAATCATTGTCATTTTTAAGGTGTACTGAAGTTACTATATAGcttcattttaagttttttggaatttttttttatgattaacttGATATTGACATGGAACTAACTTTATTTTGGCAGGTTTTCCATTTCATTTATACATATGCCATAATTGTTGATATTTGTCCCTTCACTCTTGACGAGCTTGTTCAAGCTTTTCATGACAAGGTTATAAGCCATCTCTGACCCATGCATTGGAAGTATTTTCAATTGTTATtgtttaattctaattttagcATCCAAAGTATCTATCTCTTTACTGCATGTGTTTCCCAGGACTCAATGTTACTTGGCAAGATTCATGTAGCCCTGCTCACACTTCTTCTATCTGACATTGAAGCGGAGCTAACTAATGGATTTTCACctcatttaaataaatcatgtaACTTTCTTGCATTGCTTCACTCGGTGAGTTGCTTATTTTCTTTACCTCATTTTGGGAGGTCATTGATTATTAAGTACTTATTGTTTTgcaaaatttaattatagaatgacttattgttttataatgttttagGTACAAGTTCAttacatgtttacttttataatgATTTGGCAGGTTGAAAGTCAGGAATATTCCCTGGACTTCTGGAGAAGATCTCTAAATTCTCTTACTTGGATTGAAATACTTCGTCAAGTGCTGGTTGCTTCTGGATTTGGTTCGAAACAAGGGTCCTTACGTAGAGATGTCCTTAACAAGGTATTCCAAAGTCCAAATGAACCTCTATTCTCCATCTGACCTGActttaatatgtttttgttatCATGTGTTCTTTTACATAAATCAGACATTCTAGATGCTTTTAACTATTATTagtgtgtattttttttttataaactgcCATACTACAACACATCCTAAATGGTGAACATCTGTTTTATGGTATGTTGTCTTCTTTGACAGATTgaggtaaaataatatttagattataTCATATATGTTGTAGATGAAGGCAATACATGCATGGTGTTCACGTAGTCATGGAAAAATTAGGTTTCAAAAATGCCTGTCTTTCTTCCACCCACAGCCCCTTCCCCTAAAAAATAAAGCATCATCGTCTTCTATGATTTACTAATTACTATCCACTCCTTGACTGTATTAGTAACCTTTGTTGAAAAGCTTCAGTATCATCAGAAACTACTAAACTATGTGATGAAGTTGTTTAGCATGTACTTTGGTTGTGTTTGACcgtacatatttttttaaccttttttccCCTTAAGAGTTGggtcaaattttttttaagctaaaaaatagaatttaacaAACAACCTCATACTTGATtttataagttataattttCAACATTAACTTAAAAGTaacttttaagttaaaaataagcTGGCTCTGATATCTCTCAGGTTCTCAAAtgttaaaagttataattttcaaCATTAACTTAAAGTAACTTTTAAGTAATTTCAACAAATTCTGCTCGATTCTCAAATGTATAAACCACTGACTTTGGCATCTCAGATATGAAATTTTAGCAGTTTCAATTGGTATAGCTTGGATCATGACAGATCTGTTGATTTAGGGCCTTAGACGGTTAGTTAAACTTTGATAGTTAGAAGAAACAAGGCATGCTACTATACATTTGAAGAGGAGTTAGTGGGTGAATTATCATTGTGGCTAGGAGCCTTGAATGTCCAgtgaattttgttatttaataaacATTACCCTTTTCATGTGCTTAATCTGAACCTATCTTTTAGATTACTGTGTTTCTCTCTGGATTTAACTCTGATCCATTGATAGGGTAAAAGATGTACTATCAGTGAAACATATATTGCCAcctatttcttttttaagttaCAATAGTTAGAAAACTGTTTGAGTCAGTCAATAATCTTTTATTGGATGTCATCCAAGTTTTCAGTATTGAatgtgtaggttttaaggtatAGTCTTACgcttttgttttgtaggaattgAATCTTCTTGTAAACTATGGTCTATGCCCTGGCACCTTGAAGAGTGAGTTGTTTAATATTTTGTCAGAGAGAGGAAACACTGGATGCAAAGTGGTTGAGCTGGCAAAGTCAATGCAGGCAACTAACtgttttctaattcatttttttttaaattatattctttacCTATATTACTGATGAATTTCATCTGTATTTTGATATCATATAGATTGTTGAATTAAACCTTGCCAGCACTACAGAGGAACTTGAGTCTTTAATATGTTCTACTCTGTCAAGTGATATTACTTTATTTGAAAAGATTTCATCGACTGCTTACCGACTGCGAATGAGCACAGTTATGAAGGACAGTGATGAATCTCATTCAGATACGGAGTACTCTGGTAGTGTTGATGATGAACTTGATGACACTGATACATGCAGCAGTGCTGatgattttgaaaatgattCAATTAATTCCAGTATAAGAAAATTGAAGAGTGTAAACagtcataaaaataatatgcgGAAAATATACACTGAAATTGATGAGAGCCGTTCCGGAGAAGCATGGTTGTTAGGACTGATGGAGAGTGAATATTCGAacttaaaaattgaagaaaaattgaATGCATTGGCAGCTTTAACTGATCTTGTTTCATCTGGATCCAGCGTTAGGATGAAGGTAAATAATTAACTTCTAGGCAAAGGGTTCATTCAATTGTCTGCCCCTCCCTTCAAATTAAGCctgaattttaaattgataaaattgaaGTTACAGGCTTTGTATTGTCTCCATTCCTCTTACATCCCTTCCCAACTTAAAACCACCCTCTGAGATGTTTTGTGAAGTAATCTTATCATGTTAGGTTGTATTGTGAATGATGTGTTTTATGCAGGATTTGTCTAAAGTCTCAGCTGATTGCAATTCTAGCATCCAATTACCAGGATCTGGAGCTAAAATAAAGAGATCAGTAGTAACGAAACCTGGGTCCCTTTTGAACCATAAAGTACACTTGAATTCTGATCCCTGTAGTGTAGACTCCTCATTATTATTCTCAAGATTCCACAGTTATGAAGCTTACTTCCAAAAGGGAAACGGTCCATCTATGTCACATCCCATTCAATCAGTGTTTTTGGGATCTGATCGTCGGTACAATAGATACTGGCTTTTCTTGGGCCCATGTAATGTAGATGATCCTGGTCACAGGAGGATATATTTTGAATCTTCTGAAGATGGTCACTGGGAGGTTATTGATACTGTGGAGGtgaatttcttttgttttcttgtgtgtaagaaaatatatttagcTGCACATATTGGAAACATGGAAGAGTAAACAACCAAACAGGCATATGTTTCATAGTCTCGTGTGTCTATTGTTTGCATTACTATTTTAGTGTTACTTACTTGCATTTGGTTAACCTGCATCTATGCAGGCGTTATGTGCATTGATGTCAGTTCTGGACGATAGAGGAAAACGGGAGGCTCTTCTTATTGAATCATTGGAAAGGAGACAAACATCACTATGCAGATCTATGGCCAGGATTAATGTTAATAGTACTGGAATGGGTTCTATGTCACATTCTGATCAGTCTGAACTGGATATGGTCACAGATGACAGTTATTCTCCTGCATCTGATGTAGACAACCTGAACATGACCGAGACAGCTAAAGACTCCTTTCCTTCAGCTGGGGCTGTGGTAATTGAAGCTGGAAAGAAAGTAGAGGatctaattaaaaaatggatCCGTGTTCAAGAATACGATTCTTGGATTTGGAATTCTTTTTACTCAGATCTCAATGTTGTAAAATATGGTAGAAGGTCTTACATGGACTCTCTTGCCAAATGTAAGAGTTGTCATGATCTTTACTGGCGAGATGAGAGACACTGTAAAATTTGCCATATGACATTTGAGCTTGATTTTGACCTAGAAGAAAAATATGCTATCCACATAGCCACATGCAGGGAGAAAGAAGACAACAACACATTTCCTAATCACAAAGTGCTGCCATCACAGATTCAATCTCTGAAAGCTGCAGTTTATGCTATTGAGGTAAGTTGGCATTCATTtccttttttatcattatattctTACTGGCATTGATGTCTTGTCTTGTTACATTGGTCCTTTTAAGGCACAAATTCCATGCAATTGGTTGGGGTTTCTGCGGGAAAATTGATACTTCATTCTTTGGGCTACTTAGTTTTGTTTGAATAGTATTGCTGCAAttctagaaaatatttaagttatgtTACTTCTAATCCTAGATAAGCATGACagtaaattaatttcaaacgTGTTGCCCTAACTTTTATCTGCTTGTCCAACTTTCTGATGTTCTGTATTGAAAACATGACATGGTTTACTGTTTATTTTAAGCACGTGGGCATTTTGAAGATTAATAATCTTTTCCATTACTCTCACCCGACTTTTTGTACAGTCTGTTATGCCTGAGGATGCCCTGGTTGGTGCTTGGAGGAAATCTGCTCATAAACTATGGGTGAAACGACTCAGACGCACCTCAACTTTAGTGGAGCTTTTACAGGTTATTGTTTTAACTTTATGTTTGATAGAATTTCTGGAGTGTCTGAAATTCTATTTGTCTTAAATTAACTTAAATCTATTTTCGTATGAATTTTTTGTTATAGGTTCTTGATGATTTTGTTGGTGCCATCAATAAGGACTGGTTGTTTCAATGCAAATTTCCGGATGATGTGTTTGAAGAAATCATTTCATCGTTTGCATCTATGCCCCGTACATCATCCGCCCTTGGTTTGTGGTTAGTGAAGCTAGATGTCATAATTGCTCCCTACCTGGACAGAGTCCATCCTCTGAAAAAGCAGGGAACCGGTGAGATTTAAAGTACTTCTATgttattagaaataataaatcaCATGACATGATGTAATTATT contains:
- the LOC108322952 gene encoding homeobox-DDT domain protein RLT3 isoform X1; the encoded protein is MEDYDTRRDNGGSGVAVPPCTCSGEEFRASGGGKGSLRVVAAARNGSSVSNYDMAVSRNVKKTQKRKGLQELFTADYIVNRVLRKDGPSLGQEFDFLPSGPRHTSACQEDQGSSKKRKGSKSAIQSLTDCNRTAPVKKHGIGKGLMTVWRATNPDAGDLPINFGVDGQEVPLLSNSIGLKLIHENNRSRKTVNRNVMPKNKMQNKRNKSQDKRKISMQRRVGELNLGVTQNQSPNKSCGLALDNAISEEGVDRVSMLIDDEELELRELQVETDLFRCSNHLAASGMLVCSLCKDALVKFPPDTVKMKKPIHLQPWDSSPEIVKKLFKVFHFIYTYAIIVDICPFTLDELVQAFHDKDSMLLGKIHVALLTLLLSDIEAELTNGFSPHLNKSCNFLALLHSVESQEYSLDFWRRSLNSLTWIEILRQVLVASGFGSKQGSLRRDVLNKELNLLVNYGLCPGTLKSELFNILSERGNTGCKVVELAKSMQIVELNLASTTEELESLICSTLSSDITLFEKISSTAYRLRMSTVMKDSDESHSDTEYSGSVDDELDDTDTCSSADDFENDSINSSIRKLKSVNSHKNNMRKIYTEIDESRSGEAWLLGLMESEYSNLKIEEKLNALAALTDLVSSGSSVRMKDLSKVSADCNSSIQLPGSGAKIKRSVVTKPGSLLNHKVHLNSDPCSVDSSLLFSRFHSYEAYFQKGNGPSMSHPIQSVFLGSDRRYNRYWLFLGPCNVDDPGHRRIYFESSEDGHWEVIDTVEALCALMSVLDDRGKREALLIESLERRQTSLCRSMARINVNSTGMGSMSHSDQSELDMVTDDSYSPASDVDNLNMTETAKDSFPSAGAVVIEAGKKVEDLIKKWIRVQEYDSWIWNSFYSDLNVVKYGRRSYMDSLAKCKSCHDLYWRDERHCKICHMTFELDFDLEEKYAIHIATCREKEDNNTFPNHKVLPSQIQSLKAAVYAIESVMPEDALVGAWRKSAHKLWVKRLRRTSTLVELLQVLDDFVGAINKDWLFQCKFPDDVFEEIISSFASMPRTSSALGLWLVKLDVIIAPYLDRVHPLKKQGTGQHGPWR
- the LOC108322952 gene encoding homeobox-DDT domain protein RLT3 isoform X2; amino-acid sequence: MEDYDTRRDNGGSGVAVPPCTCSGEEFRASGGGKGSLRVVAAARNGSSVSNYDMAVSRNVKKTQKRKGLQELFTADYIVNRVLRKDGPSLGQEFDFLPSGPRHTSACQEDQGSSKKRKGSKSAIQSLTDCNRTAPVKKHGIGKGLMTVWRATNPDAGDLPINFGVDGQEVPLLSNSIGLKLIHENNRSRKTVNRNGELNLGVTQNQSPNKSCGLALDNAISEEGVDRVSMLIDDEELELRELQVETDLFRCSNHLAASGMLVCSLCKDALVKFPPDTVKMKKPIHLQPWDSSPEIVKKLFKVFHFIYTYAIIVDICPFTLDELVQAFHDKDSMLLGKIHVALLTLLLSDIEAELTNGFSPHLNKSCNFLALLHSVESQEYSLDFWRRSLNSLTWIEILRQVLVASGFGSKQGSLRRDVLNKELNLLVNYGLCPGTLKSELFNILSERGNTGCKVVELAKSMQIVELNLASTTEELESLICSTLSSDITLFEKISSTAYRLRMSTVMKDSDESHSDTEYSGSVDDELDDTDTCSSADDFENDSINSSIRKLKSVNSHKNNMRKIYTEIDESRSGEAWLLGLMESEYSNLKIEEKLNALAALTDLVSSGSSVRMKDLSKVSADCNSSIQLPGSGAKIKRSVVTKPGSLLNHKVHLNSDPCSVDSSLLFSRFHSYEAYFQKGNGPSMSHPIQSVFLGSDRRYNRYWLFLGPCNVDDPGHRRIYFESSEDGHWEVIDTVEALCALMSVLDDRGKREALLIESLERRQTSLCRSMARINVNSTGMGSMSHSDQSELDMVTDDSYSPASDVDNLNMTETAKDSFPSAGAVVIEAGKKVEDLIKKWIRVQEYDSWIWNSFYSDLNVVKYGRRSYMDSLAKCKSCHDLYWRDERHCKICHMTFELDFDLEEKYAIHIATCREKEDNNTFPNHKVLPSQIQSLKAAVYAIESVMPEDALVGAWRKSAHKLWVKRLRRTSTLVELLQVLDDFVGAINKDWLFQCKFPDDVFEEIISSFASMPRTSSALGLWLVKLDVIIAPYLDRVHPLKKQGTGQHGPWR
- the LOC108322952 gene encoding homeobox-DDT domain protein RLT3 isoform X3; translation: MEDYDTRRDNGGSGVAVPPCTCSGEEFRASGGGKGSLRVVAAARNGSSVSNYDMAVSRNVKKTQKRKGLQELFTADYIVNRVLRKDGPSLGQEFDFLPSGPRHTSACQEDQGSSKKRKGSKSAIQSLTDCNRTAPVKKHGIGKGLMTVWRATNPDAGDLPINFGVDGQEVPLLSNSIGLKLIHENNRSRKTVNRNVMPKNKMQNKRNKSQDKRKISMQRRVGELNLGVTQNQSPNKSCGLALDNAISEEGVDRVSMLIDDEELELRELQVETDLFRCSNHLAASGMLVCSLCKDALVKFPPDTVKMKKPIHLQPWDSSPEIVKKLFKVFHFIYTYAIIVDICPFTLDELVQAFHDKDSMLLGKIHVALLTLLLSDIEAELTNGFSPHLNKSCNFLALLHSVESQEYSLDFWRRSLNSLTWIEILRQVLVASGFGSKQGSLRRDVLNKELNLLVNYGLCPGTLKSELFNILSERGNTGCKVVELAKSMQDLSKVSADCNSSIQLPGSGAKIKRSVVTKPGSLLNHKVHLNSDPCSVDSSLLFSRFHSYEAYFQKGNGPSMSHPIQSVFLGSDRRYNRYWLFLGPCNVDDPGHRRIYFESSEDGHWEVIDTVEALCALMSVLDDRGKREALLIESLERRQTSLCRSMARINVNSTGMGSMSHSDQSELDMVTDDSYSPASDVDNLNMTETAKDSFPSAGAVVIEAGKKVEDLIKKWIRVQEYDSWIWNSFYSDLNVVKYGRRSYMDSLAKCKSCHDLYWRDERHCKICHMTFELDFDLEEKYAIHIATCREKEDNNTFPNHKVLPSQIQSLKAAVYAIESVMPEDALVGAWRKSAHKLWVKRLRRTSTLVELLQVLDDFVGAINKDWLFQCKFPDDVFEEIISSFASMPRTSSALGLWLVKLDVIIAPYLDRVHPLKKQGTGQHGPWR